In Gemmatimonadota bacterium, the genomic stretch TCAGATACCCACCCCCCGACGGTGCGCCGGGGGGCTGGATGGGGCGGGCATTCCTGACGGCGATGGTATTGCAAGATCAGGACTACCATGACGACCTTGGGCGCGCCCGGCGCAATGTTCCGCCGGGCGGGGCCAACAGTCTGTCTGCGAGACACGATCCCGCGGGCCCGATTCTTACCATCGAATCCGCTGGCAAGCCCGCTACGAAGACGATTCCCCGATTTCCACCCTTATACAGGTAATGCAATGAGCAGAGGAGTCACCGTCTGGTTCACAGGTCTCTCGGGTTCCGGAAAGACCACCGTGGCGCGCCGCGTTCACGAAATGTTGCAGGAGCGCCACATCTTGTCGGAGCGCCTCGACGGCGACGTGGTGCGCCAGAGCCTCTGCCGTGATCTCGGCTTCTCCAAGGAGGATCGCGACAAGAACATCGAACGCGTCACCTTCGTCTCGCAGGTCCTCACGCGCAACGGCGTCGTCGTCCTGTCGTGCTTCATCTCGCCGTATGCCCGCATGCGCGACAACGCGCGCAAGGGAAATCGGCGACTTCATCGAGGTGTTCGTCCGCACCCCGCTCGACGTCCTCGTCGGGCGCGACGTGAAGGGGATGTACAAGAAGGCGATGGCGGGGGAGATCCAGGGCTTCACGGGGGTCAACGACCCGTACGAGGAGCCGGCCAACCCGGAACTCATCCTCGACACGGACAAGGAATCGATCGAAGAGAGCGCGCTCAAGGTGATGCGCGTCCTCGAGGAAAAGGGCTACCTCACCGGCGGCATTGCGGCTGACCGCGCCGAGGCGGCCAAGCGTGTCGAGCAGGGGAAGCGCGTCCCGGGGCCGATTGCGCCTCACGGCGGCACCCTCGTGGACCGCGAGCTCACGGGCGAGAAGCGCCTGCAGGCCATCGAGCACGCCAAGGAGCTGAAGCACTTCGACCTCGACGATCGTGAGGCCAGCGACCTGGAGATGATCGGCGTCGGCGCGCTGTCGCCGCTCGTCGGCTTCATGCGCAAGGCCGACTACGACACCGTGGTCGATTCGATGCGCCTGTCGGACGGACTCGTGTGGGCGCTCCCGGTGACCAAGGCGGTCACGAAGGAGCAGGCCGCGACGATCAAGGTCGGCGAGGAGATCGCCCTGCGTGATCCCAACGGCCAGCTGATGGGGATCATGCAGGTCACCGACATCTTCGAGTATGACAAGGCGCGCGAAGCGCAGCAGTGCTTCGGCACCACCGAGACCGCGCACCCCGGCGTGGCCCGCCTCATGGCGCAGGGCGACGTGCTGCTCGGCGGCCCGGTGCAGGTCATCAACCGCCCGGTGCACGAACAGTTCAACGAGTACCGCCTCACGCCTCTCGAGACGCGCACGCGCTTCGACGAGATGGGGTGGAAGTCGGTGGTCGGCTTCCAGACGCGCAACCCGGTGCACCGGGCGCACGAGTACCTGCAGAAGGTCGCGATGGAGATCGTCGACGGCCTCCTCCTGCACCCGCTCGTTGGGGCGACCAAGTCGGACGACGTCCCGGCCGACACGCGCATGAAGACGTACGAGGCCATCCTGGAGCATTACTACCCGAAGAACCGGGCGATGATGTCGGTCTTCCCGGCGGCCATGCGCTATGCCGGCCCGCGCGAGGCGCTCTGGCATGCCATTGCCCGCAAGAACTACGGGTGCACGCACTTCATCGTCGGGCGCGACCACGCCGGCGTGGGGAACTACTACGGCTCCTACGACGCGCAGGTCCTGATCGACAAGTTCCCGGCGCACGAACTCGGCATCACGCCCTTCAAGTTCGAGCACACGTTCTACTGCGCCACGTGCGGCAACATGGCCTCCACGCGCACCTGCCCGCACGACAAGACGCACCACGTGATCCTCTCGGGGACCAAGGTGCGTGAGATGCTCACGGCGGGCGAACTGCCGCCGCCGGAGTTTACGCGTCCCGAACTCGCGCGCATCCTCATCGAGGCGTACAAGTCGGCCCAGGAGTCATGCTGAGCGACCGATTTGCCGACCTGCAGTTGCATTCCACCGCCTCCGACGGGTCCGATGCTCCGTCGGAGGTGGTACGTCGGGCCCACCAGCTGGGCTTTACCGCCATCGCCCTCACCGACCACGACACCTTGGGTGGCGTGGCCGAGGCGATGGCGGCGGCATCGACGGTAGGGATCGAAGTCATCCCCGCATGCGAGATCTCCACGCTCGATGACACCGAGCGGCAGGTGGACATGCTGGGCTTCGGGATCGCCCTCGACGATGCCCCGTTCTCTCACATGCTCCATTCGCTGCGCGACGGACGGTTCGCCCGGGCGTGGGGGATGGTGCAGAAGCTCAACGAATTCGGCTACGCGGTCTCCTTCGACCGCGTGGTCGAGATTGCCGGCGGCACCGAGAACATCGGGCGGCCGCACGTGGCCAAGGCGATGGTCGAGGCCGGGATCGTCCCGGACGTGAAGTCGGCCTTCACCCCAGACCTCATCCTCGACGGCGGGCGCTGCTACGTGCAGCGCGTGAAGGTCTCCCCCGAGCAGGCGATCCGCGCGATCCATGCGGCTGGCGGCGTGGCCGTCGCCGCTCATCCGGGGCGCACCAGGCTCACCGATGCCGAAGTCGCCCAGTTCGTGGGGTGGGGACTGGATGGCATCGAGGTCTTCTATCCGCAGCACGATGCGGAGCAGACGGCGCACTTCTCGGCGCTCGCCGAGCGACACGGTCTGCTCGTGACGGGCGGATCCGACGATCACGGCGACGTGAACGAGGGACGCCTGATGGGGCGCATTAAGCTTCACTACTCGTACGTCGAGCGTCTCAAGGCCTCGATCGCCCAGCGCGGGACGTCGTTGCGCACGTAGCGCGCGCACCGTCTTTCTGCTGCACGGCGTCGATCCTCTCGGCGCCGTGCGCCTTCTTCCCACTCCCCGGCATGGGCGCTTTCTCCCTCGAGCCCTCGAGCGCTGCACCTGGCGACAAGACGTCCCCCCGGCCAGCGGGCTTTCGCTGGCCAGAGGAACGGCGCCCGCTCCCGCCGGAACCGCCCCCTGAGCCAAAGGCGGGACCGTCGTGGGAGGTCATCGGGCAGCGCGCCATCCTGGCGATCGGGCTCGCCGCCTCGCTCTGGATCTACTTCGTCCCCGCACCGGCCGGCCTAACGATCCAGGGCAAGACCGCCTGCGCGGTCTTCCTGCTCTGCACCACGCTCTGGATCACGAACGCCGTCCCGTTCGGCGTGACCGGGCTCCTCGCCATCGCCCTGCTCGGCGCCACCGGCGCCATGAAGTCGAGCGACGCCTTTGCCGCCTTTGGCAACTCGGCGGTCTTCTTCCTTGTCGGCGTCTTCATCATCGGCGGCGCGCTCGTCGACAGTGGCCTGAGCAAGCGCTCGGCGCTCCTCTTCCTGCGGCACTTCGAGCGGTCGCCCTACGCCTTCGCCACCGGGATGATGCTCGCGGCCGCCTTCGGGACGATGTGGATGCCGAACCAGGCGACTTCGGCGATGCTCTTCCCCATCGCCGTCGAGGTGGCGCAGGCGCTGCGCCTGCGCCCGCTGCACAGCAACTACGCCAAGACGCTCTTCCTGTCGTTGGCGTGGGGGGCCATGGTGGGTTCCAACGCCTCGTTCCTCGGAAGCACGCGCGCCGCCCTCGCGCTGGGGATGCTCAATGAGTCCTACGGCCGCACGATCACCTTCGGGACATGGGTCATCGCGTCGCTCCCGATGGTCGTGCTGGGCGTCGCGGTCGCACCGCTCATCCTGCGGTGGTGCTTCCCCAAGGAAGACGTGAGCTTCGTCTCTGCCCGGGCGATGCTGGAGACGACGGTCAAACAGCTGGGCCCCATGCAGGCGCGCCAGTGGAACGTCGCGATCATCGCCGGACTCACGATCCTGTCGTGGGTCCTGCTCGGCGACCGGCTCGACCTCGCCGTCATCTCGCTCCTCGGTGCCGTCGCGTTGTTCGCGACGCGGGCCATGTCGTGGGACGAGGCGGAGAAGCGGATCTACTGGAACATCGTGCTGATGTACGGCGGCGCCATCGCGCTTGGTGTCGTCATCGACAAGACCGGTGCGGCGCGCTGGCTCGTCGAACGACTGGTGGGCGGGGTCGCCTTTTCCCCCTTCTTCGCCATCGCCGCCGTGCTCGTGGGCTCGCTGATCCTCTCCGAGTTCATGAGCAACGCGGCCGCCGTCGCGGTCATGCTCCCGCTGGCCTTCAGCCTGGGGAACACCCTGGGGGCGTCACCGGTCGCACTCACGCTCGCGGTTTCGATCGGGGCGGGGCTCGACTTCGCGCTCCCGTTCAGCTCAGCCCCCAATACGATCGTCTTCGCCAGCGGCTATCTTCGCATGATGGATGTCGTCAAGGCGGGCGGGATCATGACGATCGCGTCGATTGCCATCGTCCTGCTCGTGGCGTGGCTCTGGTGGCCCATCATCGGACTGGTATGAAGCAGAACTCCGGCGCGGTCGTCTGGTTCACCGGCCTCCCCTCGTCGGGGAAGTCGACAATCGCGCACGAGGTGTACCGTCAGCTGCTCGAGCGCGGCTTCGCCACCGAGCTCCTGGACGGTTCCGAGGTGCGCGAGAGCCTGTCGCGCGGCCTTGGCTTCTCGCGTGCCGACCGCGAGGAGAACGTTAGGCGGATTGGCTACGTGGCCAAGCTGCTCGCCCGCAATGGCGTGATCGCCATCTGCGCGGCCGTCTCCCCGTATCGCGCCACGCGCGACGAGGTGCGCCGCAACACGACGCGCTTCATCGAGGTCTACGTCGAGTGCCCGGTGGAGGTCGCCGAACGACGCGATCCCGACGGGATGTACGCCAAGGCACGGCGGGGCGAGATCGAGGAGTTCACTGGGATCAACGCGCCGTACGAGCCGCCGCTCGCCCCCGAGGTGCACATCCACGCCGACCACGACTCAGTCGAGGACGGCGCGTGGAAGGTGCTCAGCACGCTCGAACTCGTGGGGGTGATCCCGCGCGACTCGGCCCGTCCGCAGCTCACCAAGGAAGAGGAACTCCTGCGCAAGCTCTCGAGCCAGGGCCATTTCTGAGCAATGCAGCTGACGGGGCGGGAGTCCGTCGTGGCGACGGACCGCCCCGCCCCGGCGTCGCTCACGCGATGTTGTAGTAGCGGCGGTACCACTCCACGAAGCGCCGCACCCCTTCGTCGATCGTCGTCTTCGGGGTGAAGCCCAGGTCGCGCTGCAGGTCGGAGGCGTCGGCGTAGGTGGCCGGGACGTCCCCGGGCTGCATGGGGAGCATCTGCAGCCTGGCGGTCATGCCGGAGTGCTTCTCGAGGACGCGGATCATGTCCATGAGACGCACCGGCGACTGGTTCCCGATGTTGTACAACCGGTAGGGGGCCGACGACGTGGCCGGGTCGGGATGATTGCCGTCCCACGCGGCATTGGGCGTCGCGGGATGGTCGATGGCGCGCACGAAGCCCTCGACGATGTCGTCGACGAAGGTGAAGTCGCGCTGCATCTCCCCGTTGTTGAAGACCGGGATCGTCTCTCCGGCCAGCATCGCCTTGAGGAAGATGAAGAGCGCCATGTCCGGTCGCCCGTACGGTCCGTAGACCGTGAAGAAGCGAAGCCCGGTGCACGGGACGCCGAACAGCGACGCGTACGAGTGCGCCATGAGCTCGTCGGCTCGCTTGGTGGCGGCGTAGATCGTGGGGGGGGGCGCGGCGCCGCCGTGCACCGAGAACGGCATGCCGGTGTTGGCGCCGTACACCGAGCTGGTCGACGCATAGACGAGATGCGGAACCGTATGGTGCCGGCACCCCTCCGAGGATGTTCAGGAACCCGTGGATGTTGCTCTTCACATACGCATGCGGGTTCTCGAGCGAGTACCGCACCCCGGCCTGCGCCGCCAGGTGCGCGACGGCGTCGAACCGGTAGCTCGTGAAGAGCTGGCGTATTCCGTCGTCATCTGCGAGGTCGAGGCGATGAAAGCCGAAACCGGGCTCGCGCTCGAGCTCCGCCAGGCGCGCATGCTTGAGCGTGGGGTCGTAGTACTCGTTGAGATTGTCGAGGCCGATGACCCGGTCGCCGCGCTGGAGAAGGCGCTGCGCCAGGTGGAATCCGATGAAGCCGGCCGCGCCGGTGACGAGAATGGTCTTCACTGCGTTTGATGGAGGAAGCCTGCTGGACTGCAGCCGTTGCGCCCAACCCTTGGTGGACGCCCGCGCACAACGGGACGTTTCACAATCAATGCCGCCGTGTCGCCCGGGTCCCGTCCCCGCGCCGGACGGCCCATCTTTCGCTCCGCACGCAGCCGTCCCTCGCCCCCCGAAATCGGGCGTCGAGGGCTCCCTGCGGCTTTTCGTCACGATATCACCGTCCTGTGGTTCTCGCACTTCGTTCCGTGGTCCTCGACCGGGCACGGCGCGCTCGCGTGACCGTTCCGCCTGGTGCGAGAGGCGGCCGGCCGGCGCGAGCTGCATCTCCTTGCCCTCGCCCCGCCCACACCGACCGGTCCTTGAGGGTCCCCCCGCCCATTCTCCACTGTTGGGTAGACCGTCGGACCTGGTGTGAGGTTTGGAACGTACGCGCGTACTCGCTAGGGGTTAAGGGGTGGCAGGCCTCGTTGGGGCGTTCGTCGTTGTAGGCCCGGCGCCAGCGTTCGATGTGGAAACACGCGTCCGCCAGGGAGAGGAAGTAGTGTTGGTCTAGGCACTCGTCGCGGAAGCGCCCGTTGTAGGATTCGATGTGCGCGTTCTGGATCGGCTTGCCTGGCTGGATGAAGGCGACGGTGATGCCCCGATCCGCCGCCCACGCATCAAAGGCCCGACTGCGGAACTCGCTGCCGTTGTCGAGGGAGAGTCGCACCGGCTGCCCGCGCGTCGCGATCACCGCGTCGAGCGCCGCGATCACGGCCACGCTCGGCAGGCTGTGGTGGACGGTGATCATGAGGCTCTCGCGGGTGCACGCACCGACCAGCGTGCCGCAGCGGATGCGACACCCCGATGCGAGTTGGTCACGCACGAAGTCGATGCCCCAGGTGTCGTTGGGCACCTCGGCCGCCGGACGCGGTACGCGCGGCACCGCGAGCCGTTGCCGGCCGCGCCGTCGCACCGCCAGTCCTTCGAGGCGATACAGGCGTTCCACGCGCTAGTAGTTCACCTGCCACCCTCGCGTTACAGCTTCCAGTGCAGGCGCGGCACACCCCAGCGCGCATACGTGGATGCGAGCTCGCGGAGCTTGTCGCGCAGGGCGGCGTCGCTCCGCGGGCGCTTCGGCACGTAGCGCAGCGCCGTGCGCTCGAGGCCGAGCATCCGACACGCCGCCCGTTCAGTGACGGAATAGCCCCCTCGCACCTGCTGGACCACGGCGCGGCGCACCGCCGTGGTCATCGTCCGTTTCCCAGGACGTCCTTCAGGATCTGGAGATTGAGCGCCTGATCGGCGACGCGGCGTTTGAGGCGGCGATTCTCCTCTCCCAGCGCTTTCAGGCGATTGGCTTCGTTCACCTGGAGATCGCCGTAGCGCTTCTTCCAGTGGTAGAAGGTCCGGCGCGAAATGCCATGACGCCGGATCAGGTCCGCCGGCGAGGCGCCGGCGGCGTGCTCCTGCAGGATGGCGACGATCTGTTCGGTGGTGAATCGCGAGGTCTTCATCAGGGCTCCTGGCCGCTCCTACGAACGGCGGTGGGAGGCCCGACTGTTAACCACCAACTGGCGGGAATGGCGGGGGGACCCTCAAACGGGCTAGCTTACGAATTTCTTCATCAACGTCGCGTACGCGTTTTACTTGCCGGCGTTGTCCGGTCTGGTGATTGCCACCACCTTCGCGATTGAGAAAGAACTCGCGCTGGCTTAGGGGTGCAGTGGTCGTATGCGGCGCAACAGTGCACCTAGCGGTCGAGCCAACGGTGTGGTGCACACCCACGACGCCCAGTAGAGGGGCAATCCGCGATCGTCCGCTGTGCGAAACCGAGTTCGCAGTCTCTTCGCGGCCTCCCACTGCCCCCAGTACCCCAAGACGCACGCCGTCTTGAACGCCCTGAATGTGAAGAAGCGAGCCAGCAGCGGCCGTAAGGCGACTGGACAGACATGCTCGATCCGTTCCGGGTGTTCCAAGAAGGGCTCCACAGGCCGCGCAGACTGCTGATTCTTACTCAGCTGACCAGCCTCGGTGTGAATGATCACCCGGGGAGTCATCTCGAACACCACCGTTTCGTTGAGGAGGAGTTGCACCATTAAGAAGGAGTCCTCGGCGAAGCGACACCGCTCTTCATAGAAGCCACCCCACTTCCGAAGAACACTGGCGCGGATCACTGTCGTACACGGATGCAAGTACGCGAGCGCGTACGCGAAGGCCGTGGTTTCCATCCCCGGGTGAACTCGCAGGCTCCCGGCCACGATGCCACGAGCCTCCCACATCGATTTGGTTGAGCGCGGGGTTGTGCCTGGCCCGTGGAAATCGTAGTAACCGCTGGATACCGACGCGACGTCCTCACCAAGCGAACGGAATTGTCGGACGGCAAGTTCGAGATAGTCGGGCAGCCATTCGTCGTCCGCATCGAGGAACGCGATCCACTCTCCCTTTGCCTCGGCGATGCCCCGATTGCGTGCTGCTCCGGGACCGGCATTCGCCTGCCGGATCATGCGGAAGCGAGAGTCGGGATAACCTGCGGCGATGGCAGCGCTTCCGTCCTGGGAGCCATCGTCCACGATGACTACTTCAAAATCTGCAAAGGACTGTGCCGCGATGGAGTCAAGAGCGCGCCGAACATAGGGTTCTTTGTTGTACAGCGGCACAACCACCGAAACCTGCGGCATCAGGCCCCCTTCTCCGCAGTGACTTCGGCATAGAGATCGGAATAAGTGTCGAGCAACGCCTTTCGGTAGTGGTCAGGCCGGAAGTGCTCTTGGACCTTTGCGTAGGCGGCTTTCGCGAGCCGGACAGCCAAGGGACCATCGCTGAGAATACGACGTAGCGCGGTACCCAAGACCTGCGGATCCCGAGGCTGCACCAGCAGCGCGGATTCCTCATCCACAACCGTTTCCTGGACGCCACCGACCGCCGTCGATACGAGGGGCAAGCCTGCTTCCATCGCCTCCAGCAGCACATTCGGAGATCCTTCACTCAGGGAAGGCAGCACGAACACATCGGCACGAGCGAAGAACGGCCGGGTGTCAGGGTGATGACCTGCGAAAATAACGCGCTCGCGGATTCTCAGAGAGCTTACCAATTGCTCCATAGGATCCCGCTCCACGCCGTCCCCAGCAGCACCAATCGTATGGGGAGCCCCGGCAGTTCATGAACGACTTGGGCAGTAGCATGAAGCAAATCCGCGTGGTCTCTCTCCGAAGAAGCTCGGCCCACCGCCAAGACCACGCGATCCTGGGAATGGATGCTCAAGCGCTTGGATGACTCCAGCACTTCATCCGGAGTCGCATACGGCGACGGTGCTATGGAATTGGGAAGCATCCGAGTACGATCGGGACGAACTCCGGACTGCTCCAGACTTCGTGCGAAGGGATTGCAGAATGTCAGCACCCGCTCGGCCGCCGGCAGAGACCAACGGTTGAGCCGGTTGTAGAGCCGGACTTTCTTATCCTCAGTTGTGTAGCCATGATGAAGCGCGATCCACGGACAGCCGTTCCCGAGCGGACTGACGCGCAGCAGGAAACGCCCCTTCACTACGTGGGTTTGGATGATGTCGGGCTGAATGCGGTCCACGCTTGCGCGCAGTAGCGGGAGCACTCGCGGATCGAACTGCCGACGCGCCGGCTCAAGTTGCACGGCAATGCTCTGTGCACGACCCGCTTCAATGAACTGATTTGTCATGCGGTGCAGATCACATGCGCCTCGGACAAACGTCACAATGGACACGTCCGCCGCAGGCCGTTCGCCATCCGTTTCCCGAGCCCGGACGCAAAAACTGAATCAGGTTGCTCGCCGGTCCCGTGACCGCGTAGGCTTCCATGAGGAAGACAACGCGAGGGGGGCGCATCGTGAAGTGAGAGGGCTCGGTGAACCGGAGCATTCAGGTGAGTTTGCGCTTCAGCATACGCGTGAAATCGACCTCGATGCGTTGGATCCTGAGGTGTTCGGCCCCCGTCCGTGAATAGAGTATCAACTCGCCTTCGCGCCCGCCGCTTAAGGGAAACGTTTTCTGAAGCTTCCATTGTTGCGGGTGGTTTTCGACCAGCGCCCGCACTCCCTGCCGATGCGGCATCTCGACGTTGCCGCGTACGGAGTCGATGAGCACCTCACCCACCGGAAGTTGATCGAGAATGGTCCAAACTCTTCCAGCGGTGCCAGCAG encodes the following:
- the cysC gene encoding adenylyl-sulfate kinase; this encodes MGHRVAPDGRAGRRGRTAHPAVVLPQGRRELRLCPGDAGDDGQTAGPHAGAPVERRDHRRTHDPVVGPARRPARPRRHLAPRCRRVVRDAGHVVGRGGEADLLEHRADVRRRHRAWCRHRQDRCGALARRTTGGRGRLFPLLRHRRRARGLADPLRVHEQRGRRRGHAPAGLQPGEHPGGVTGRTHARGFDRGGARLRAPVQLSPQYDRLRQRLSSHDGCRQGGRDHDDRVDCHRPARGVALVAHHRTGMKQNSGAVVWFTGLPSSGKSTIAHEVYRQLLERGFATELLDGSEVRESLSRGLGFSRADREENVRRIGYVAKLLARNGVIAICAAVSPYRATRDEVRRNTTRFIEVYVECPVEVAERRDPDGMYAKARRGEIEEFTGINAPYEPPLAPEVHIHADHDSVEDGAWKVLSTLELVGVIPRDSARPQLTKEEELLRKLSSQGHF
- a CDS encoding glycosyltransferase — encoded protein: MTNQFIEAGRAQSIAVQLEPARRQFDPRVLPLLRASVDRIQPDIIQTHVVKGRFLLRVSPLGNGCPWIALHHGYTTEDKKVRLYNRLNRWSLPAAERVLTFCNPFARSLEQSGVRPDRTRMLPNSIAPSPYATPDEVLESSKRLSIHSQDRVVLAVGRASSERDHADLLHATAQVVHELPGLPIRLVLLGTAWSGILWSNW
- a CDS encoding glycosyltransferase family 2 protein → MPQVSVVVPLYNKEPYVRRALDSIAAQSFADFEVVIVDDGSQDGSAAIAAGYPDSRFRMIRQANAGPGAARNRGIAEAKGEWIAFLDADDEWLPDYLELAVRQFRSLGEDVASVSSGYYDFHGPGTTPRSTKSMWEARGIVAGSLRVHPGMETTAFAYALAYLHPCTTVIRASVLRKWGGFYEERCRFAEDSFLMVQLLLNETVVFEMTPRVIIHTEAGQLSKNQQSARPVEPFLEHPERIEHVCPVALRPLLARFFTFRAFKTACVLGYWGQWEAAKRLRTRFRTADDRGLPLYWASWVCTTPLARPLGALLRRIRPLHP
- a CDS encoding transposase — encoded protein: MKTSRFTTEQIVAILQEHAAGASPADLIRRHGISRRTFYHWKKRYGDLQVNEANRLKALGEENRRLKRRVADQALNLQILKDVLGNGR
- a CDS encoding glycosyltransferase family 4 protein, whose amino-acid sequence is MEQLVSSLRIRERVIFAGHHPDTRPFFARADVFVLPSLSEGSPNVLLEAMEAGLPLVSTAVGGVQETVVDEESALLVQPRDPQVLGTALRRILSDGPLAVRLAKAAYAKVQEHFRPDHYRKALLDTYSDLYAEVTAEKGA
- a CDS encoding PHP domain-containing protein, producing the protein MLSDRFADLQLHSTASDGSDAPSEVVRRAHQLGFTAIALTDHDTLGGVAEAMAAASTVGIEVIPACEISTLDDTERQVDMLGFGIALDDAPFSHMLHSLRDGRFARAWGMVQKLNEFGYAVSFDRVVEIAGGTENIGRPHVAKAMVEAGIVPDVKSAFTPDLILDGGRCYVQRVKVSPEQAIRAIHAAGGVAVAAHPGRTRLTDAEVAQFVGWGLDGIEVFYPQHDAEQTAHFSALAERHGLLVTGGSDDHGDVNEGRLMGRIKLHYSYVERLKASIAQRGTSLRT
- a CDS encoding transposase family protein, coding for MERLYRLEGLAVRRRGRQRLAVPRVPRPAAEVPNDTWGIDFVRDQLASGCRIRCGTLVGACTRESLMITVHHSLPSVAVIAALDAVIATRGQPVRLSLDNGSEFRSRAFDAWAADRGITVAFIQPGKPIQNAHIESYNGRFRDECLDQHYFLSLADACFHIERWRRAYNDERPNEACHPLTPSEYARTFQTSHQVRRSTQQWRMGGGTLKDRSVWAGRGQGDAARAGRPPLAPGGTVTRARRARSRTTERSARTTGR